Proteins encoded by one window of uncultured Draconibacterium sp.:
- a CDS encoding lipoprotein signal peptidase: MSRSVKSLIIIFSILIVDQVLKFWIKTNLMIGDEIVVFKDWFILHFVENNGMAFGFEFAGEYGKMFLSVFRIVAVIAIGWYLFKLSKQKEVPFGFVACIALIFAGAIGNIIDSLFYGIIFNHSYGQVASLFPAEGGYSSFLHGRVVDMFYFPLVEGRYPEWIPRVGGNPFIFFRPVFNIADSAITVGIFSILLFYRKYFNKIEENKSENENAEAEQTVQ; encoded by the coding sequence ATGTCGCGTTCCGTAAAGTCACTGATAATTATATTCTCCATTTTAATCGTCGATCAGGTTTTAAAGTTTTGGATTAAAACGAACCTGATGATCGGGGATGAGATTGTAGTTTTTAAGGATTGGTTTATTCTTCATTTTGTTGAGAATAACGGGATGGCCTTTGGCTTTGAGTTTGCAGGTGAATACGGGAAAATGTTTTTAAGTGTTTTTCGTATTGTTGCCGTTATAGCCATTGGTTGGTATCTGTTTAAATTGTCCAAACAAAAAGAAGTACCATTTGGCTTTGTAGCCTGCATTGCACTTATTTTTGCCGGTGCCATCGGAAATATAATCGACAGTCTTTTCTACGGAATAATATTCAATCATAGTTACGGACAAGTGGCTTCACTTTTTCCTGCCGAAGGCGGTTACTCCAGCTTCCTGCACGGAAGAGTAGTTGATATGTTCTATTTCCCGCTGGTTGAAGGTCGCTATCCGGAGTGGATCCCAAGAGTTGGAGGCAATCCGTTTATCTTTTTCCGTCCGGTATTTAATATCGCCGATTCGGCGATTACCGTTGGAATCTTTTCAATTTTATTGTTCTACCGCAAGTATTTTAACAAGATCGAGGAGAATAAAAGCGAAAACGAAAACGCTGAAGCGGAGCAAACAGTTCAATAA
- the cysS gene encoding cysteine--tRNA ligase — protein MSQLYIYNTLSRKKEAFKPLVEGRVGLYVCGPTVYSNSHLGHARPFITFDLLYRYLTFLGNKVRYVRNITDVGHLEDEEAERGEDKISKKARLEQLEPMEVVQKYMNTFHRNMDDLNVTPPSIEPRASGHIIEQIQVIEGILKNGYAYEANGSVYFDVEKYNNDYSYGKLSGRNLDDIKTNTRKLDGQDEKKNSFDFALWKKAAPEHIMRWPSRWSDGFPGWHLECSAMSTKYLGEQFDIHGGGMDLTFPHHECEIAQNTACRGQESVRYWMHNNMITINGQKMARSLGNFITLDELFTGTHEILEQAYSPMTIRFFILQAHYRSTIDFSNEALQASEKGLERLMAAMKTLGELTASDASTVDIASLKEKCFAALSDDLNSPIAIAHLFDGVRMINSVKAGTEKISADDLEDLKAFYNAVVFDVLGLKEEGEAGGGSNEVLANAVELLINLRKDAKANKDWGTADKIRDELNAIGVELKDTKDGVEWSLK, from the coding sequence ATGAGTCAACTTTATATCTATAATACGCTGAGCCGAAAAAAGGAAGCGTTTAAACCGCTGGTTGAAGGTCGCGTTGGTTTATACGTATGTGGACCAACCGTTTACAGCAACTCGCACCTGGGGCATGCCCGCCCGTTTATCACTTTCGATTTGTTGTACCGCTACCTTACTTTCCTCGGAAACAAGGTGCGTTACGTGCGCAACATTACCGATGTTGGCCATCTTGAAGATGAAGAAGCAGAACGTGGTGAAGATAAAATTTCGAAGAAAGCACGTTTGGAGCAGCTGGAGCCAATGGAAGTGGTTCAGAAATATATGAACACTTTCCATCGAAACATGGACGATCTGAATGTTACGCCGCCAAGTATTGAGCCGCGAGCTTCAGGCCATATCATCGAGCAAATTCAGGTGATTGAAGGGATTTTGAAAAACGGATACGCATACGAGGCCAATGGTTCGGTTTATTTCGATGTGGAGAAATACAACAACGATTACAGCTACGGAAAACTTTCCGGTCGTAATCTGGATGATATAAAAACCAATACCCGCAAATTAGACGGGCAGGATGAAAAGAAAAACTCGTTTGATTTTGCCTTGTGGAAAAAAGCGGCACCCGAGCACATTATGCGCTGGCCTTCGCGCTGGAGTGATGGTTTCCCTGGCTGGCACCTCGAGTGTTCGGCAATGAGTACAAAATATTTGGGCGAGCAGTTTGATATTCACGGTGGCGGAATGGATTTAACTTTTCCGCACCACGAGTGTGAGATTGCACAAAATACAGCATGTCGCGGACAGGAATCGGTACGTTACTGGATGCATAATAACATGATTACCATTAACGGACAGAAAATGGCGCGCTCGCTGGGTAACTTCATCACCTTAGATGAATTGTTTACCGGCACACACGAAATTCTGGAGCAGGCCTATTCACCAATGACCATTCGCTTCTTTATTTTGCAGGCACATTACCGTAGTACTATCGACTTCTCGAATGAAGCGTTACAAGCCTCAGAAAAAGGGCTGGAACGTTTAATGGCGGCCATGAAAACATTGGGAGAACTTACTGCTTCTGATGCTTCAACAGTGGATATTGCTTCTTTAAAAGAAAAATGCTTTGCCGCTTTAAGTGATGATTTAAACAGCCCGATAGCTATCGCGCACCTTTTTGATGGCGTAAGAATGATTAACTCGGTTAAAGCCGGCACTGAGAAGATTTCAGCAGATGACCTGGAAGATTTGAAAGCCTTTTACAACGCAGTGGTTTTTGATGTACTCGGATTAAAAGAGGAAGGTGAAGCCGGCGGTGGAAGCAACGAAGTATTGGCAAATGCAGTTGAGCTGCTCATTAACCTGCGGAAGGATGCAAAAGCTAATAAGGATTGGGGAACTGCTGATAAAATTCGCGATGAGTTAAATGCCATCGGCGTGGAGTTAAAAGACACCAAAGACGGTGTGGAGTGGAGCCTTAAATGA
- a CDS encoding riboflavin synthase, with protein sequence MFSGIVEEYGTVVAVEKDQENVHFTLTCSFADELKVDQSLSHNGVCLTVVWVDKSEKKYKVTAIKETLIKSNLGLLEVGSKVNLERSMMMNGRLDGHIVQGHVDQTAKCVKIEEADGSWYYTFEYDFDLDKAKQGYMTVEKGSVTVNGVSLTVVNSKDNSFQVAIIPFTQEVTNFHTFEVGSVINLEFDIIGKYLSKLNSYSK encoded by the coding sequence ATGTTTTCAGGAATTGTAGAAGAATACGGAACTGTTGTAGCCGTTGAAAAGGATCAGGAAAATGTGCATTTTACGCTGACCTGTTCGTTTGCCGACGAGCTGAAAGTTGACCAGAGTTTATCGCACAACGGCGTGTGTTTAACCGTTGTATGGGTGGATAAATCTGAAAAGAAATACAAAGTTACTGCCATTAAAGAAACGCTGATCAAGTCGAATCTTGGCTTGTTGGAAGTGGGCTCGAAAGTAAATTTGGAGCGCAGCATGATGATGAATGGCCGTTTGGATGGCCACATTGTTCAGGGGCACGTTGACCAAACAGCAAAGTGTGTGAAAATTGAAGAAGCCGACGGAAGCTGGTATTACACTTTTGAATACGACTTTGATCTGGACAAAGCCAAACAAGGTTATATGACCGTTGAAAAAGGATCGGTAACGGTTAATGGAGTAAGCCTAACCGTGGTAAACTCTAAAGACAATTCTTTCCAGGTTGCCATTATTCCTTTCACGCAGGAAGTTACCAATTTCCACACCTTTGAAGTGGGATCGGTTATCAATCTTGAGTTTGATATTATCGGGAAATACCTGAGTAAATTGAATTCGTACAGCAAATAG
- a CDS encoding SDR family NAD(P)-dependent oxidoreductase has translation MKQTALITGASKRIGRSLTEHLAEQGWNVVVHYNSSAKGANELVAELETKYPDQQFIAVQANLAEVDEVVALIPKLAAQNIKVDLLVNNASVFDRGYLKDTSVELFDAQIDVNQKAPFFLIRDFANYYKTGNIINFVDTRITANASNFAAYSISKKALWELTKMAALEFAPNIRVNAIAPGVTLPPEDEDEDYLEKLAQGIPMKKPGGVEPILKSLDYILENDHLTGQLLFADGGENLGKNR, from the coding sequence ATGAAACAAACAGCATTAATAACCGGGGCATCAAAACGTATTGGTCGATCGTTAACAGAGCACCTTGCAGAACAGGGTTGGAATGTTGTGGTACACTACAATTCTTCAGCAAAGGGAGCGAATGAACTGGTTGCAGAACTTGAAACAAAATATCCTGATCAGCAATTCATAGCAGTGCAAGCCAACCTTGCAGAAGTAGATGAGGTAGTTGCATTAATCCCAAAACTGGCCGCCCAAAACATCAAAGTTGATCTGCTGGTAAATAATGCTTCGGTTTTTGATCGTGGTTACCTGAAAGACACGTCGGTTGAGCTATTTGATGCACAGATAGATGTTAACCAAAAAGCTCCTTTTTTTCTTATCCGTGACTTTGCCAACTATTATAAAACAGGTAACATCATTAATTTTGTTGATACACGAATAACAGCAAATGCATCAAATTTTGCTGCATATTCCATCTCAAAAAAGGCATTGTGGGAGCTCACAAAAATGGCTGCTTTGGAATTTGCCCCGAATATTCGGGTAAATGCCATTGCTCCCGGTGTTACACTTCCGCCCGAAGACGAAGATGAGGACTATCTGGAAAAGCTGGCGCAAGGAATTCCGATGAAAAAACCCGGTGGAGTTGAGCCAATTTTGAAAAGTTTGGATTATATTTTGGAAAACGATCACCTTACCGGACAATTATTATTTGCCGACGGTGGTGAAAACCTTGGAAAAAATCGTTAA
- a CDS encoding dihydroneopterin aldolase produces the protein MARIRVKNLLIRTYIGFNPDELVNKQDVLINLEIETDIPESALESDEPEDIFNYKVITKKIIALVQEGRFKLLEVLTKKILDTIMEDKKVKWARVEVDKPHALRFAESVSMEMEASRS, from the coding sequence ATGGCTAGAATACGTGTAAAAAATCTGCTAATCAGAACCTACATCGGATTTAATCCTGATGAATTGGTGAATAAACAGGATGTTTTAATTAACCTCGAAATTGAAACAGATATTCCTGAATCGGCTCTGGAATCGGACGAACCCGAAGATATATTCAACTATAAAGTGATCACCAAAAAAATAATCGCTTTAGTTCAGGAGGGGCGGTTTAAATTGTTGGAAGTGCTCACCAAAAAAATTCTTGATACAATAATGGAAGACAAAAAAGTAAAGTGGGCCCGCGTTGAGGTGGATAAACCACATGCCTTGCGTTTTGCCGAATCGGTATCAATGGAAATGGAGGCTTCACGTTCTTAG
- the folK gene encoding 2-amino-4-hydroxy-6-hydroxymethyldihydropteridine diphosphokinase has product MDIESGFYYHIYNKGNNCAPIFFNEKNYFFFLQKIKQYLTPYVSIIAWCLMPNHFHWVVYVHKEKIELPNSDTLTPSEGITRYRTINQSIGILLRSYTRAIQKQEGISGSLFQKHTKAKVLIDEVAIEPAYWNTTFGTTVDFSEKKSYLETCVEYVHNNPVYSKLVDKAEDWEYSSYRDYLGMRKGKLIDIEMIRRDGLIDTLTSSESINLVIIGIGSNINADENIAKMLEILKKEATVIQVSSLTKTKPIGIENQADFTNGAVKISTNLDRDDLNKRLKQIEDQMGRDRSVAKFGPRNIDLDITVWNGEVVDEDYYTRDFLRKSVDELGGIKEK; this is encoded by the coding sequence ATGGATATAGAATCCGGATTTTATTACCACATTTATAACAAGGGAAATAACTGTGCGCCAATTTTCTTTAACGAGAAAAACTATTTCTTTTTTCTACAAAAAATAAAGCAATATCTTACTCCATATGTATCTATTATTGCATGGTGTTTAATGCCGAATCATTTCCATTGGGTTGTTTATGTTCACAAAGAGAAAATAGAGTTGCCCAATAGTGATACCCTCACTCCGAGTGAGGGTATCACTAGGTACCGAACAATCAATCAGTCTATTGGAATTTTATTGAGATCTTATACGCGAGCCATTCAAAAACAAGAAGGTATTTCGGGCTCTTTATTTCAGAAACATACAAAAGCTAAAGTATTGATCGATGAGGTTGCCATTGAGCCAGCATATTGGAATACTACATTTGGAACGACAGTCGATTTTTCCGAGAAGAAATCATATTTGGAGACGTGTGTTGAATATGTACATAATAATCCGGTATATTCAAAATTGGTGGATAAAGCAGAAGATTGGGAATACTCTTCTTATAGAGATTATTTAGGAATGAGAAAAGGAAAACTAATAGATATTGAAATGATTCGCCGGGATGGACTTATTGATACCCTCACTTCGAGTGAGAGCATCAATCTTGTGATTATCGGCATAGGTTCGAACATAAATGCAGACGAGAATATCGCCAAAATGCTAGAAATACTGAAAAAAGAGGCAACTGTAATTCAGGTTTCATCTCTGACAAAAACCAAGCCCATTGGAATTGAAAACCAGGCCGATTTCACAAACGGTGCAGTTAAAATTAGCACAAATCTGGACAGAGATGATTTGAATAAGCGTCTCAAACAAATTGAAGATCAGATGGGGCGTGACCGGTCAGTGGCTAAATTCGGGCCACGAAATATTGATTTGGATATTACAGTTTGGAATGGAGAGGTTGTGGATGAAGATTATTACACCCGCGATTTTCTTCGTAAAAGTGTTGATGAATTGGGTGGAATAAAAGAAAAGTAA
- a CDS encoding beta-phosphoglucomutase family hydrolase — MGNLAFEAVIFDMDGVITKTAITHAAAWKKMFDEYLQKHAEEKGETFKEFTQSDYLAFVDGKPRYKGVASFLESRDINIEFGDPSDAPGMETICGLGNRKNEAFNEVIARDGVEVYESTAQMLTDLKEAGIKLGVASSSKNCAPVLEAVDMLKMFGARVDGVVSAELGLHGKPEPDIFTTACDMLESTPAKAIVVEDAVSGVQAGAKGKFGLTLGIARENNEKELAEGGADFVVTDLEEVGGISGLNELFVKNNK; from the coding sequence ATGGGAAACTTAGCATTTGAAGCAGTTATTTTCGACATGGACGGTGTAATTACCAAGACAGCCATAACGCACGCCGCGGCATGGAAGAAGATGTTCGACGAATACCTGCAAAAACACGCTGAAGAGAAAGGGGAAACTTTTAAGGAATTTACGCAAAGCGATTACCTGGCTTTTGTTGATGGAAAACCACGTTACAAGGGAGTTGCATCGTTTTTAGAATCGCGAGATATTAACATTGAATTTGGCGATCCATCGGATGCACCGGGCATGGAAACCATTTGTGGCCTTGGTAACCGAAAAAACGAAGCTTTTAACGAAGTAATTGCACGTGATGGTGTTGAGGTTTACGAATCCACAGCCCAAATGCTAACCGATTTGAAAGAAGCCGGTATAAAACTGGGCGTTGCATCGTCGAGCAAAAACTGTGCACCGGTTTTGGAAGCTGTTGACATGCTAAAAATGTTTGGAGCCCGCGTTGACGGTGTTGTTTCGGCAGAGCTGGGATTACATGGCAAACCTGAACCGGATATTTTTACCACTGCCTGCGATATGTTGGAATCTACTCCGGCAAAAGCCATTGTAGTTGAAGATGCTGTTTCGGGAGTTCAGGCCGGTGCCAAAGGCAAATTTGGCTTAACCCTTGGTATTGCCCGCGAAAACAACGAGAAGGAACTGGCTGAAGGTGGTGCCGATTTTGTAGTTACCGATCTTGAAGAAGTTGGAGGTATTTCAGGTTTAAACGAACTGTTTGTAAAGAACAACAAGTAA
- a CDS encoding tryptophanase, whose protein sequence is MELPFAESYKIKMVEPIYKSTREQREEWIKQANYNLFNLRSEQVFIDLLTDSGTGAMSQNQWAAIMTGDESYAGSSSYYHLKDAIKNILGFDYFLPTHQGRAAENVLFSVLVKEGNVVPGNSHFDTTKGHIEYRKASAVDCTIDEAFDTESLHPFKGNIDLEKLEAVYSTHPAEQIPMVIVTLTCNTSGGQPVSMQNLRDVHELSKKYGIKVVFDSARFAENAWFIQQREDEYRNSSIKEIVAEMFSYADAMTMSSKKDGIVNIGGFLAMKEEELLKQASVFNIMFEGFNTYGGMAGRDMNALAAGLDEVTTGYFLENRIQQVAYLGNRLIEWGIPVQKPIGGHAVFVDAKKFLGHVPKEEYIAQTLAIELYLEAGVRGVEVGTLLADRDPLTRENRYPKLEMLRLAIPRRTYTNNHMDVVAVALKNIFDRREEIDHGYRIKKEAPIMRHFSVELEHAEKEHKK, encoded by the coding sequence ATGGAATTACCATTTGCAGAATCATATAAAATAAAGATGGTGGAACCCATCTATAAAAGTACGCGTGAACAACGCGAAGAATGGATTAAACAAGCTAACTACAATCTTTTTAATTTAAGAAGCGAGCAGGTTTTTATTGATTTGTTGACCGACAGTGGAACCGGTGCAATGAGCCAGAATCAGTGGGCCGCAATTATGACCGGCGATGAAAGTTATGCCGGATCATCTTCGTATTACCACTTAAAAGATGCAATAAAAAACATCCTTGGTTTTGATTATTTTCTTCCTACTCACCAGGGCCGTGCTGCCGAAAATGTATTGTTTTCGGTGTTGGTAAAAGAAGGAAACGTGGTTCCCGGCAATAGTCATTTCGACACCACAAAAGGGCATATTGAATACCGGAAAGCGTCGGCTGTTGATTGTACAATTGATGAGGCTTTTGATACTGAATCGTTGCACCCGTTTAAGGGAAACATCGATTTGGAGAAGCTGGAAGCCGTTTATTCAACACATCCGGCGGAGCAAATTCCAATGGTGATTGTAACGCTAACCTGTAACACGTCGGGAGGACAGCCGGTATCCATGCAAAATCTTCGCGATGTACATGAACTGTCGAAAAAATACGGTATTAAAGTGGTATTCGACTCGGCTCGTTTTGCAGAAAATGCCTGGTTTATTCAACAACGCGAAGATGAATATCGTAATAGCTCGATTAAAGAAATTGTAGCTGAGATGTTTTCGTATGCCGATGCCATGACTATGAGTAGCAAAAAGGACGGCATTGTTAATATTGGCGGATTTCTTGCCATGAAGGAGGAGGAACTGCTGAAACAGGCTTCGGTTTTTAATATCATGTTTGAAGGTTTCAATACTTACGGCGGAATGGCAGGACGTGATATGAACGCGCTGGCTGCTGGCCTGGACGAAGTAACAACAGGTTATTTTCTTGAAAACCGTATTCAGCAAGTTGCATATTTAGGTAACCGTTTAATAGAATGGGGAATTCCGGTGCAGAAACCTATTGGCGGACATGCTGTTTTTGTTGATGCCAAGAAATTTTTGGGGCACGTTCCGAAAGAAGAATACATTGCACAAACACTGGCTATTGAATTGTACCTCGAGGCAGGAGTTCGTGGTGTTGAAGTAGGAACCTTGCTGGCAGATCGTGATCCGCTTACGCGCGAAAACCGTTATCCAAAACTTGAAATGCTTCGTTTGGCAATTCCTCGCCGAACTTACACTAACAATCACATGGATGTGGTGGCTGTGGCGTTAAAAAATATCTTTGATCGAAGGGAAGAGATCGATCACGGTTACCGGATTAAAAAGGAAGCGCCAATAATGCGTCACTTTTCTGTGGAACTGGAACATGCTGAAAAAGAACATAAAAAATAA
- a CDS encoding LamG-like jellyroll fold domain-containing protein encodes MLLKIRLKLFLLLFCGFFFFLQGKANDFADNSFLIGQLTPAEYRSNRLFDFIKDNNWTGIELAINSDNAEINLTNSTIPFSEILEKIELLLQNEESKIIPVFINYSGNVHVLDSVINASRLSNQIFYLPQGERWPSIEYLVQANRRVIFFVEGDIQNDSRILHETSNYALEIGASQITPNSAILKRESNINKELFKISNFDRLPTGVSTSLVNRNLFPEYINFLLESWTKYGKKPNFLFVESSIYNFGFIIEQLNSFEAVKGQVRTVGKNFERVFWKNAETLITGGKFSFPIRGGEEMILTPFVPGFSLTPSQLTITAEMVKPEQYSILATPLSLNRGLMASFHFENELSDVVNPERNFDGNGFTFSQDIDRGSVLRLPENANVNLGHPELYDLPNSSFTISCFVKFIDILEFGDNAILGNDETGYRRGLHLVLRSGHPYFGLWANDFMSDELLETNRWYHLTWRYILETGQQAIFVNGQYVGGSDGHPPYSGTNDIFIGSALSGGASLRGYIDNLYIWNRPLGNEEINRLALDEEIIYEPAETPATLLSTRNIVIILASIAFVFLIFIFILLRKMNARKQSILVNKPETPTKNQIQLFGEFKAINNNNEDVSDLFTPKVRELFIYTLIYSMKNGIGAPIPDVNETLWYGIEAKKVANNRAVTLNKLRKILALFNKVEITSQNGYLHLNLSEDFFCDYVEAFNLCKIPEGMSRQQLQLFFHLVKKGRLLKDVNWPWLDEVRGFTGNQVIDNLLKLASDYKKENKPKEVEKVSQRILDYDDLNEEALYLQIWGLQKTNNSHLAKFNFESFCSKYEKTMGESYALSFKEFTHHYADQL; translated from the coding sequence ATGCTGCTGAAGATAAGATTGAAGCTATTCTTATTGCTTTTTTGCGGATTTTTCTTTTTTCTGCAAGGAAAGGCCAACGACTTTGCCGACAATTCATTTTTGATAGGACAATTAACGCCTGCCGAATATAGAAGCAACCGGCTTTTCGACTTTATAAAAGACAATAACTGGACCGGGATTGAATTAGCTATAAATTCCGATAACGCAGAAATCAATCTCACAAACAGTACTATTCCGTTTTCTGAAATTCTTGAAAAGATAGAACTTCTACTGCAAAATGAGGAGTCCAAAATAATTCCTGTTTTCATTAACTATTCTGGCAATGTACATGTATTGGATTCGGTGATAAATGCCTCACGTCTCTCTAATCAGATTTTTTATTTGCCACAGGGCGAACGCTGGCCATCCATTGAATACCTGGTGCAAGCCAACCGCAGAGTTATATTTTTTGTTGAGGGTGACATACAAAACGACAGTCGTATTTTACATGAAACGTCCAATTATGCTCTGGAAATCGGAGCCAGTCAAATCACCCCGAATTCTGCTATTCTGAAACGGGAATCAAATATCAACAAAGAACTATTCAAAATCAGTAATTTCGACCGTTTGCCAACAGGTGTTTCCACCTCGTTGGTTAACAGAAACCTGTTTCCTGAATATATTAACTTCTTGCTGGAGAGCTGGACCAAATATGGGAAGAAACCCAATTTCCTTTTTGTTGAAAGCAGCATTTACAATTTTGGTTTTATCATTGAACAACTGAATTCATTTGAGGCAGTAAAAGGCCAGGTTCGCACAGTTGGCAAAAACTTTGAACGTGTTTTCTGGAAAAATGCCGAAACACTGATAACCGGCGGGAAATTCAGCTTCCCTATTCGTGGTGGGGAGGAAATGATACTGACACCGTTCGTTCCCGGATTTAGCTTAACACCTTCGCAACTTACCATTACTGCAGAGATGGTGAAACCGGAACAATATTCCATTCTGGCAACCCCGCTATCGCTTAACCGTGGATTGATGGCCAGTTTTCATTTCGAAAATGAGTTATCTGACGTAGTAAATCCTGAACGCAATTTTGATGGAAACGGTTTCACTTTTAGCCAGGATATTGATCGTGGAAGTGTACTTCGTTTACCTGAAAATGCCAATGTTAATTTAGGTCATCCTGAACTGTACGACCTGCCAAACAGTAGTTTTACAATCAGCTGTTTTGTAAAATTTATCGATATTCTGGAATTCGGAGATAATGCAATTCTCGGCAATGACGAAACAGGATACCGAAGAGGACTTCACCTGGTTTTGCGATCCGGGCATCCATATTTTGGACTTTGGGCCAACGATTTTATGTCGGATGAGTTACTGGAAACCAACAGATGGTACCACCTTACGTGGCGCTATATTTTAGAAACTGGACAGCAAGCTATTTTTGTTAACGGCCAGTATGTTGGCGGCTCTGATGGGCACCCTCCGTATTCCGGCACTAACGACATTTTTATTGGCAGTGCTCTTTCTGGCGGCGCCAGCCTGAGGGGTTACATCGACAACCTGTATATTTGGAACCGCCCGTTGGGTAACGAAGAAATAAACCGGCTGGCACTGGATGAAGAAATTATTTACGAACCGGCAGAAACCCCGGCAACTTTGTTGTCAACCCGAAACATCGTCATTATTCTGGCTTCTATCGCATTTGTTTTCCTGATTTTCATTTTTATTCTACTTCGAAAAATGAACGCCCGAAAACAATCGATTTTAGTCAATAAACCTGAAACACCAACAAAAAATCAAATTCAGCTTTTTGGCGAGTTCAAAGCCATCAATAACAACAACGAAGACGTTTCTGATCTTTTCACTCCGAAAGTGAGAGAGCTGTTTATATACACTCTGATCTACAGTATGAAGAATGGAATCGGGGCACCTATTCCTGATGTGAACGAAACCTTGTGGTACGGAATTGAAGCCAAAAAAGTGGCGAACAACCGTGCGGTTACGCTCAATAAATTGCGCAAGATTCTGGCACTTTTCAACAAAGTAGAAATCACGTCGCAAAATGGCTATTTACATTTAAATCTGTCGGAAGACTTTTTCTGCGATTATGTGGAGGCATTTAATCTCTGTAAAATACCTGAAGGTATGTCGCGACAGCAGTTACAACTTTTTTTCCATTTGGTAAAAAAAGGGCGGCTATTAAAAGACGTCAACTGGCCATGGCTCGACGAAGTAAGAGGATTTACCGGCAACCAGGTAATTGACAACCTGTTAAAGCTGGCATCCGATTATAAAAAAGAAAACAAACCCAAAGAAGTTGAAAAGGTATCGCAACGAATTTTAGACTACGACGACCTGAACGAAGAAGCGCTTTACCTTCAAATTTGGGGATTGCAGAAAACAAACAACTCGCACTTAGCCAAATTCAATTTCGAGTCGTTCTGTTCAAAATATGAAAAAACAATGGGCGAATCCTATGCTTTAAGTTTTAAAGAATTCACCCATCATTACGCTGATCAGCTCTAG